The Sinomicrobium kalidii genome contains a region encoding:
- the sufD gene encoding Fe-S cluster assembly protein SufD: MELKDKLVSSFFAYEGNGLDEHSPIHDICSDAIKKFDEKGFPTKREEAWKYTSLNAVLKQNYSLYPKEDTGLEFKDVMRYFIHEIDSYKIAFVDGRYSSNLSATSHDGLDICLMSSALGKPKYRAVIENYFNKAANTEDSLTALNTAFLKEGAFIHIPKGKVVDKPIQILHFSTGKEPALMLQPRNLIVVGENAHVQIIERHQSLTENPVLTNSVTEIFADKRAMVDYYKIQNDKQSASLIDNTYISQEKNSHASVHTFSLGGNLTRNNLNFYHKDEYLTSTLKGITIIGNKQHVDHHTLVNHVYPNCESHQDYKGIFGDRSTGVFNGKVIVEKEAQKTNAFQQNNNILLDDKATINTKPQLEIFADDVKCSHGCTVGQLNEEALFYLRSRGIPAREAKALMMYAFANNVLESVKIPEVKARINKLIAKKLGVNLGFEL; the protein is encoded by the coding sequence ATGGAATTAAAAGATAAATTGGTTTCTTCTTTCTTCGCGTATGAAGGTAACGGACTGGACGAGCATTCGCCCATACATGATATTTGTTCGGATGCCATTAAGAAATTTGACGAGAAAGGATTCCCTACCAAAAGAGAAGAAGCCTGGAAATATACTTCACTAAATGCGGTATTAAAGCAGAACTACAGCCTGTATCCGAAAGAAGACACCGGGCTGGAGTTTAAGGATGTGATGCGGTATTTTATCCATGAAATAGACTCCTACAAGATAGCGTTTGTTGACGGAAGATACAGCTCTAACCTGTCTGCTACTTCACATGACGGACTGGATATATGCCTGATGAGTTCTGCCCTGGGGAAACCCAAATACAGGGCCGTTATAGAAAATTATTTCAATAAGGCGGCCAATACCGAAGACAGCCTCACTGCACTGAACACTGCATTTCTGAAAGAAGGGGCGTTTATTCATATCCCCAAAGGAAAGGTGGTGGACAAACCCATACAGATCCTTCATTTTTCCACGGGGAAAGAACCGGCGCTGATGCTTCAGCCAAGGAACCTGATCGTGGTGGGTGAAAATGCACATGTACAAATTATTGAACGTCACCAAAGCCTTACGGAAAATCCCGTGCTGACCAATTCCGTGACCGAGATATTTGCCGATAAACGGGCCATGGTGGATTATTACAAAATACAGAACGACAAACAGTCTGCATCACTTATAGACAATACCTATATCTCCCAGGAAAAAAACAGCCACGCTTCCGTGCATACCTTTTCCCTGGGAGGGAACCTGACGCGCAATAACCTCAATTTTTATCACAAAGACGAATATTTGACCTCTACACTGAAAGGGATCACCATCATAGGAAACAAACAGCATGTGGACCATCATACGCTGGTCAATCATGTTTACCCTAATTGTGAAAGCCATCAGGATTACAAAGGTATTTTCGGAGACCGGAGCACAGGGGTGTTTAACGGTAAGGTTATTGTGGAGAAAGAGGCGCAGAAAACCAATGCTTTTCAGCAGAATAACAATATCCTGCTGGATGATAAAGCAACGATAAATACCAAGCCTCAACTCGAAATTTTTGCCGATGATGTGAAGTGTTCACACGGTTGTACCGTAGGGCAACTGAATGAAGAGGCCCTGTTTTACCTGCGTTCCAGGGGGATTCCTGCCAGGGAAGCCAAGGCCCTGATGATGTACGCTTTTGCCAACAATGTGCTGGAAAGTGTAAAGATACCCGAAGTAAAGGCACGTATCAATAAACTCATAGCAAAAAAACTGGGAGTTAATCTCGGTTTTGAACTATAA
- a CDS encoding aminotransferase class V-fold PLP-dependent enzyme, with product MATTIPNTATFDVEKIRKDFPILQRQVNGKPLVYFDNAATSQTPKAVIDAIVDYYSRYNANIHRGVHTLSQEATDAYEKSRIKLQKHFNAAKPYEIIFTSGTTHGINLVAHGFASFLKPGDEVLVSAMEHHSNIVPWQMLCEKTGAVLKVIPMNAEGELMMDAYEELLSEKSRLVFCNHISNALGTINPIKEIIEKAHRVGAAVLVDGAQACPHIKPDVQALDVDFYVVSAHKMCGPTGVGILYGKEKWLNELPPYQGGGEMIAEVTFEKTTYADLPHKFEAGTPNICGGIVFGVAVDYLNGIGLENIEEYEKGLLKYATEELLKIEGLKIYGTSEHKTSVISFNLEGIHPYDIGTIVDKLGIAVRTGHHCAQPIMDYYKIPGTVRASFAFYNTREEIDALVAAVKKAKEMLG from the coding sequence ATGGCTACTACAATCCCGAATACCGCCACTTTTGATGTAGAAAAGATACGAAAGGATTTTCCCATTCTGCAACGTCAGGTCAACGGAAAACCCCTGGTGTATTTTGATAATGCGGCAACATCCCAGACCCCGAAGGCGGTCATTGATGCCATTGTGGATTACTATTCCCGGTACAATGCCAATATACACCGCGGGGTACATACCCTGTCGCAGGAAGCGACCGATGCCTATGAAAAATCACGGATAAAACTGCAGAAACACTTTAACGCAGCAAAACCTTACGAAATTATTTTTACATCCGGTACCACTCATGGCATTAACCTGGTGGCGCACGGTTTTGCATCTTTTCTGAAACCCGGGGATGAAGTTCTCGTATCTGCAATGGAACACCACTCCAATATTGTTCCGTGGCAGATGCTGTGTGAAAAAACCGGGGCCGTACTGAAAGTGATCCCGATGAATGCGGAAGGGGAATTGATGATGGATGCCTATGAGGAACTGCTTTCCGAAAAGAGCAGACTGGTATTCTGCAATCATATTTCCAATGCCCTCGGTACCATAAACCCTATAAAAGAGATCATAGAAAAAGCACATCGCGTGGGAGCTGCCGTTCTGGTAGACGGGGCGCAGGCATGCCCGCATATAAAACCTGATGTACAGGCGCTGGATGTGGATTTTTACGTGGTTTCTGCACATAAAATGTGTGGGCCTACAGGTGTGGGCATACTCTATGGCAAGGAAAAGTGGCTGAATGAACTCCCGCCTTATCAGGGAGGTGGCGAAATGATTGCCGAGGTCACTTTCGAAAAAACCACGTATGCCGATCTTCCTCACAAATTTGAGGCCGGTACCCCGAACATTTGCGGAGGGATTGTCTTTGGTGTGGCCGTAGATTATCTTAACGGCATTGGTCTCGAAAACATAGAGGAATACGAAAAGGGGTTGCTGAAATACGCCACCGAAGAACTGCTTAAAATCGAAGGGCTGAAGATATACGGGACCTCTGAACACAAAACCTCGGTGATTTCCTTTAATCTGGAAGGGATACATCCCTATGATATAGGGACCATTGTAGATAAACTGGGTATTGCCGTACGTACCGGCCATCACTGTGCCCAGCCCATTATGGATTATTATAAGATTCCGGGGACGGTAAGGGCCAGTTTTGCATTTTACAATACCCGTGAGGAAATCGATGCCCTGGTTGCCGCAGTAAAAAAAGCCAAAGAAATGCTTGGCTGA
- a CDS encoding ribose-phosphate pyrophosphokinase, with the protein MSYTVPEPKIFACEQSMGLAEKIAESFGTKLGSVTFSKYSDGEFQPSFEESIRGARIFIIGSTHPGTENLMEMLLMLDAAKRASARHITAVLPYFGWARQDRKDKPRVPIGAKLVAKLLETAGATRIITMDLHADQIQGFFEKPVDHLFASTIFLPYLESLKLDNLTIASPDMGGSKRAYAYSKFLESDVVICYKQRKKANVIDHMELIGDVRGKNVVLVDDMVDTAGTLTKAADLMIERGALSVRAITTHALLSGNAYERIENSRLEELIVTDSIPLRKESNKIKVLTCANLFADVMHRVHHNTSISSKFLM; encoded by the coding sequence ATGTCTTATACAGTGCCTGAACCCAAGATTTTCGCATGTGAGCAAAGCATGGGACTTGCGGAAAAAATTGCAGAATCTTTCGGGACAAAATTAGGAAGTGTAACGTTCTCTAAATATAGTGACGGTGAATTTCAGCCGTCTTTTGAAGAGTCCATAAGAGGGGCGAGGATATTCATTATCGGGTCTACCCACCCCGGCACGGAAAACCTTATGGAAATGTTGCTTATGCTCGATGCCGCAAAAAGGGCTTCGGCAAGGCACATTACCGCTGTGTTGCCGTACTTCGGATGGGCCAGACAGGACCGGAAAGACAAGCCCAGGGTGCCCATAGGGGCAAAACTCGTGGCCAAACTGCTGGAAACCGCAGGGGCAACAAGGATCATTACAATGGACCTCCATGCCGACCAGATACAGGGCTTTTTTGAAAAACCGGTGGATCATCTGTTTGCGTCCACCATATTTTTGCCGTACCTGGAATCGCTTAAACTGGATAATCTGACCATAGCCTCTCCGGATATGGGAGGTTCCAAAAGAGCTTATGCCTATTCCAAGTTCCTTGAGAGTGATGTGGTGATCTGTTATAAACAGCGTAAAAAAGCCAATGTTATTGATCACATGGAACTCATAGGTGATGTGAGAGGAAAGAACGTGGTACTCGTTGACGATATGGTTGATACGGCAGGCACACTGACCAAGGCGGCAGACCTTATGATAGAAAGAGGAGCCCTGAGTGTGCGGGCCATTACCACTCACGCCCTGTTGTCGGGCAATGCCTATGAAAGGATAGAGAATTCCAGGCTGGAAGAATTAATCGTTACCGATTCCATTCCGCTGAGGAAAGAGAGCAATAAAATAAAAGTGTTAACCTGTGCGAATCTGTTTGCCGATGTCATGCACAGGGTACACCACAACACCTCTATTAGTTCCAAGTTCCTGATGTAA